One genomic segment of Mytilus trossulus isolate FHL-02 chromosome 4, PNRI_Mtr1.1.1.hap1, whole genome shotgun sequence includes these proteins:
- the LOC134715487 gene encoding uncharacterized protein LOC134715487, translated as MPPKHKLSTSHEYFKKKKRRKMCPGCGGEFVDRHFENHKVEYFWDNKWKCSKSKKSKQEETSYQEVPAEHTLSGMHQENHCEEPSTSGVKQPWAHTQSLIEVKRRFKDHLRSLSGSETYPESDNEDEEFWSNVTLNDIDMDIENENIHEIQEKKQQTDFDTAKTEMIKSTVAIFQSICIFLCCWQSFYIITDTALSSILSFLSTAFKHLSAENVALTGVSSIFPCSVYMLYKNLGMKKDNFSKYVICKKCFTLYNYEDCIILIEGETSSKKCSNVMFPNHRQIARRNQCGEPLLKSVKLKSGDIKLYPYKTYCYKSVKESLSTMVKQKYFEDKCEEWRHRRQEPGVMTDVYDGKIWKEFGEDKNQHFLKTERNYGLMLNLDWFQPFDHVRYSVGVIYAVVLNLPREERFKLKNVFLVGIIPDMSGEPSVQTFIKPFVEEMKIAWSIGFSMRSHNNPKKDASFKLACLCVGCDIPATRKLCGFLGHGATLGCSKCTKKFPGEVGKKNYGGFDVPNWISRSLPDHLHNLERIKEATTKTDKENMESQFGIRYSPLCELDYFDPIRMSVIDPMHNLYQGTAKKMIKLWSELKILESDKLKIIEKRVDSVSVAANVGSLPRKIATSFGGFTADQWKNWTNVFSIFALKGVIPSEDLEVWRKFVLASRCITTKTITTVDILKYEKLILEFCAGFERIYGDTKVTPNMHLHYHMADCIRDYGPIYSFWLFSFERYNGHLGSLPNNSRSIELQIMRRFLRDSFVNCLQVPSEYKETLDKAFFLKEPTAVSVDVQTDEDVSCIMYMGKKNAPISDQQWTNIKPYRIQKSMVDSLSSAEHAALKKMYKMLYPGREDMIIPMSSRRCSSLFLGNEVLGSWDSRQRRSSYIMAYWNDFDGRIMRDAESVVLTPGIVQKYILHNLIVEGNNQIHLLAKVNWFTPLPASLRYHCGEPIEAWNSELIDTFGPSAFIPVQRFFCRFVQADGFISNKTVSFICPLNNGLNV; from the coding sequence ATGCCACCAAAGCACAAACTATCTACCAGTCATGAGTAtttcaagaaaaagaaaagaaggaAAATGTGTCCAGGGTGTGGAGGAGAATTTGTCGATAGACATTTTGAAAACCATAAAGTTGAATATTTCTGGgacaacaaatggaagtgtAGCAagtcaaaaaaatcaaaacaagaagAAACTAGTTATCAGGAAGTACCAGCAGAACACACTTTATCTGGAATGCACCAGGAAAACCATTGTGAAGAACCAAGCACCTCTGGCGTTAAGCAACCTTGGGCTCATACGCAATCACTGATAGAAGTGAAACGCAGGTTCAAAGATCACTTACGAAGCCTCAGTGGAAGTGAAACCTATCCAGAATCTGACAATGAGGATGAGGAATTTTGGTCTAATGTAACTTTAAACGATATTGATATggatattgaaaatgaaaacattcaCGAAATCCAAGAGAAAAAACAGCAGACGGACTTTGATACAGCAAAAACAGAGATGATCAAGTCAACAGTTGCAATATTTCAGTCCATTTGCATTTTTCTTTGCTGTTGGcaatcattttatataattacagaTACTGCCTTAAGTAGCATTTTGTCGTTTTTATCCACAGCATTTAAACATCTTTCTGCTGAAAATGTTGCACTAACAGGTGTTTCATCAATATTTCCCTGCTCAGTGTATATGTTGTACAAAAATCTCGGCatgaaaaaagacaatttttcgAAATACGTGATATGCAAGAAATGTTTCACTTTGTACAACTATGAAGACTGTATAATACTAATTGAAGGGGAAACGTCTTCAAAGAAATGTTCGAATGTTATGTTTCCAAACCATCGACAAATTGCTAGACGAAATCAATGTGGTGAACCATTACTGAAATCTGTGAAACTAAAGAGCGGAGACATAAAACTATATCCATATAAGACCTATTGTTACAAATCTGTGAAAGAATCACTATCTACAATggtaaaacagaaatatttcgAAGATAAGTGTGAAGAATGGAGACACAGACGACAGGAACCAGGAGTTATGACAGACGTGTATGACGGAAAAATTTGGAAAGAGTTTGGAGAAGACAAAAATCAACACTTTTTGAAAACTGAGAGAAATTACGGTCTGATGCTAAATCTTGACTGGTTTCAACCATTCGATCATGTTCGATATTCTGTTGGCGTCATCTATGCTGTTGTGTTGAATTTGCCACGAGAAGAAAGattcaaactgaaaaatgtGTTTCTAGTTGGCATTATTCCGGACATGTCTGGCGAACCATCAGTCCAAACATTTATTAAACCATTTGTCGAAGAAATGAAAATTGCTTGGAGTATCGGATTTTCTATGCGGTCACACAACAATCCGAAGAAAGATGCAAGTTTTAAATTAGCGTGCCTTTGTGTTGGTTGTGATATACCTGCCACGAGAAAATTATGTGGGTTTTTAGGGCATGGTGCAACACTAGGGTGCTCCAAATGCACCAAAAAGTTCCCTGGAGAAGttgggaaaaaaaattatggagGCTTTGATGTACCCAATTGGATATCTCGCTCTTTACCTGACCATCTTCATAACCTCGAGAGAATTAAAGAAGCTACAACAAAAACAGACAAAGAAAACATGGAGAGTCAATTCGGCATTAGATATTCACCTTTATGTGAACTTGATTACTTTGATCCGATTCGTATGTCTGTTATTGATCCGATGCATAATTTATACCAAGGAACCgcaaaaaaaatgatcaaactTTGGTCAGAACTTAAAATTCTAGAAagtgataaattaaaaattattgaaaagcGTGTTGACTCTGTTTCTGTTGCAGCTAATGTCGGCAGCCTTCCCAGAAAAATAGCTACATCATTTGGCGGTTTCACAGCTGATCAGTGGAAAAACTGGACCAATGTCTTTTCTATATTTGCATTAAAAGGTGTAATACCATCTGAAGACTTAGAGGTGTGGCGGAAATTTGTTCTTGCCAGTCGGTGCAtcacaacaaaaacaataaccACTGTAGATATACTTAAGTACGAAAAACTAATTTTGGAGTTTTGCGCCGGATTTGAGAGGATCTATGGGGATACAAAAGTTACTCCAAACATGCATCTTCATTACCACATGGCAGATTGCATTCGAGATTATGGGCCTATTTACTCTTTTTGGCTATTCAGCTTTGAGAGATACAATGGTCATCTTGGATCGTTACCGAACAATAGCAGATCAATTGAACTTCAAATCATGCGACGTTTTCTTCGAGATTCATTCGTTAATTGCCTACAAGTACCATCTGAATACAAAGAAACATTGGACAAAGCGTTCTTTCTAAAAGAACCAACTGCAGTTTCGGTAGATGTACAAACCGATGAAGACGTTTCATGCATTATGTATATGGGAAAGAAAAATGCACCAATCAGTGATCAACAATGGACCAACATCAAACCATATAGAATACAAAAATCAATGGTTGACAGTCTTTCATCAGCAGAACATgctgcattaaaaaaaatgtacaagatGTTGTATCCGGGAAGAGAAGATATGATTATCCCGATGTCCAGCAGAAGATGCAGTTCACTCTTTCTTGGGAATGAGGTATTAGGTTCGTGGGATTCAAGGCAGAGGCGATCATCATATATTATGGCATACTGGAACGATTTTGATGGGAGAATAATGCGAGACGCTGAAAGTGTTGTTTTGACTCCAGGAATTGTACAAAAGTATATCCTCCACAACTTGATCGTCGAAGGCAATAATCAGATCCACTTGTTAGCCAAAGTAAACTGGTTTACGCCTCTACCAGCTTCATTACGATACCACTGTGGAGAACCTATCGAAGCTTGGAATAGTGAACTTATTGACACATTTGGTCCATCAGCTTTCATACCCGTACAGAGATTTTTCTGTAGATTTGTTCAGGCAGACGGGTTTATATCTAATAAGACAGTTTCCTTTATTTGTCCTCTTAATAATGGACTAAATGTTTGA